Proteins co-encoded in one Corylus avellana chromosome ca9, CavTom2PMs-1.0 genomic window:
- the LOC132191765 gene encoding tyrosine-protein phosphatase RLPH2-like isoform X1: MSGPRSEPNTKPRVVCCIGDTHGYVNKLQSLWSNLQSQIDPQDFKTALIIFLGDYCDRGPDTRQVIDFLLRLPSTYPDQTHVFLCGNHDLAFAAFVGVLPRPPDEGFEFSEAWKEYEGNEDREGWFKGNGYEDMHLQGRRWGGIIKERFNVAKGTEYKGSIYDAGPTFESYGVPHGSADLVKAVPDEHKKFLADLVWVHEENDVCVETDDGLIHCKLIAVHAGLERNKNVEEQLNFLRARDTRVPKVEALSGRKNVWDIPKGLTENPTIVVSGHHGKLHVNGLRLIIDEGGGFEGKPVAAIVLPSMKIVRDTDVLAN; this comes from the exons ATGTCAGGCCCCCGATCAGAACCCAACACCAAGCCCAGAGTGGTGTGCTGCATAGGCGACACCCATGGCTACGTCAACAAGCTCCAAAGCCTCTGGTCCAACCTCCAGTCCCAAATCGACCCACAGGACTTCAAGACCGCGCTCATCATCTTCCTCGGCGACTACTGCGACCGCGGACCGGACACCCGCCAGGTCATCGACTTCCTCCTTCGCCTACCCTCCACGTACCCGGACCAGACCCACGTGTTCCTCTGCGGCAACCACGACCTCGCTTTCGCCGCGTTCGTCGGAGTCCTGCCTCGGCCTCCGGACGAGGGGTTCGAGTTCTCCGAGGCGTGGAAGGAGTACGAGGGGAACGAGGATCGAGAAGGGTGGTTCAAGGGAAATGGGTACGAGGATATGCACTTGCAAGGGAGGAGGTGGGGTGGGATTATCAAGGAGAGGTTCAATGTGGCGAAGGGGACGGAGTACAAGGGCTCGATCTATGATGCTGGGCCTACTTTTGAGTCCTACGGTGTTCCTCATGGGTCTGCTG ATTTGGTTAAAGCTGTTCCTGATGAGCACAAGAAGTTTCTTGCTGATCTGGTTTGGGTGCACGAAGAG AACGATGTCTGTGTGGAAACAGATGATGGACTCATACATTGTAAGTTGATTGCTGTGCATGCTGGTttagagagaaacaaaaatgtGGAAGAGCAGCTGAATTTTTTGAGAGCCCGGGACACCCGAGTTCCTAAGGTAGAGGCTCTTAGCGGAAGGAAGAATGTATGGGATATCCCAAAG GGACTGACTGAGAATCCCACCATTGTGGTAAGTGGTCACCATGGGAAGCTTCACGTCAATGGCCTCAGGCTGATTATTGATGAAGGCGGCGGATTCGAGGGGAAACCAGTGGCAGCAATCGTGCTTCCGTCAATGAAGATTGTCCGTGATACCGATGTTTTGGCAAACTAG
- the LOC132191958 gene encoding 1,4-alpha-glucan-branching enzyme 1, chloroplastic/amyloplastic-like codes for MIYTISGIRFPAAPSTCKWSLPGADGSRSTNRSLLLKKESFSRMIFAGMSSSDSDSSSLAIAASNKILVPGGQGDGSLSLTDQLENPETVLEDSQVLHDVDDPTIEDDKKLKDEEKLVEPTSGYNEVNDEQESASSSLVGDDGRAQSEDASAPIDGTKSIEKDVARPRTIPPPGTGQRIYEIDPLLNSHREHLKYRYGQYKRLREEIDKYEGGLEVFSRGYEKFGFTRSATGITYREWAPAAKSAALIGDFNNWNPNADIMTRNEFGVWEIFLPNNADGSPPIPHGSRVKIRMDTPSGLKDSIPAWIKFSVQAPGEIPYNGIYYDPPEEEKYVFKHPQPKKPKSLRIYESHVGMSSTEPKINTYAEFRDDVLPRIKKLGYNAVQIMAIQEHSYYASFGYHVTNFFAPSSRCGTPDDLKSLIDRAHELGLLVLMDIVHSHSSNNVLDGLNMFDGTDSHYFHSGSRGYHWMWDSRLFNYGNWEVLRFLLSNARWWLEEYKFDGFRFDGVTSMMYTHHGLEVAFTGNYKEYFGLTTDVDAVTYLMLVNDVIHGLYPEAVSIGEDVSGMPAFCIPVQDGGLGFDYRLHMAIADKWIEMLKKRDEDWRMGDIIHTLTNRRWLEKCVAYAESHDQALVGDKTIAFWLMDKDMYDFMALDRPSTPRVDRGIALHKMIRLITMGLGGEGYLNFMGNEFGHPEWIDFPRGEQRLSDGKVIPGNNNSFDKCRRRFDLGDAKYLRYHGMQEFDRAMHHVEETYGFMTSEHQYVSRKDEGDRVIVFERGNLVFVFNFHWTNSYSDYQVGCLKPGKYKIVLDSDDPLFGGFSRIDHRAEYFSSDGWFDNRPHSFLIYAPCRTAVVYALAEDEPEPVKR; via the exons ATGATCTACACGATCTCAGGTATACGATTCCCTGCGGCTCCGTCAACGTGCAAGTGGTCGCTACCGGGCGCCGATGGCAGCCGGAGCACAAATCGTTCTCTCTTGCTGAAGAAGGAGTCGTTTTCTA GGATGATCTTTGCTGGAATGTCTTCTTCCGATTCTGACTCCTCATCACTAGCTATTGCTGCATCGAATAAAATCCTTGTTCCTGGCGGTCAAGGAGATGGCTCTTTGTCCTTGACAGATCAGTTGGAAAATCCCGAAACAGTTTTGGAAGATTCTCAG GTATTGCATGATGTAGATGATCCAACCATTGAAGATGACAAGAAGCTCAAGGATGAAGAGAAGCTTGTTGAACCAACCAGTGGATACAATGAAGTCAATGATGAGCAAGAATCTGCTTCTTCATCACTTGTAGGTGATGATGGTAGAGCTCAGAGTGAGGATGCATCTGCTCCTATTGATGGGACAAAAAGTATCGAAAAGGATGTAGCTAGACCAAGGACCATTCCCCCACCTGGCACTGGGCAAAGGATATATGAAATAGATCCACTTCTGAATAGTCATCGTGAACATCTTAAATACCG TTATGGACAATACAAAAGACTGCGTGAGGAAATTGACAAATATGAAGGTGGTTTGGAGGTGTTTTCTCGTGGTTATGAAAAATTTGGTTTCACTCGCAG TGCCACAGGTATAACTTATCGAGAGTGGGCACCTGCAGCTAAG TCAGCAGCCTTGATAGGGGATTTTAACAATTGGAATCCTAATGCTGATATTATGACCCGG AATGAGTTTGGTGTCTGGGAGATCTTTTTGCCAAATAATGCAGATGGTTCTCCGCCAATCCCACATGGTTCTCGAGTGAAG ATCCGCATGGATACTCCATCTGGCCTTAAAGATTCCATTCCTGCTTGGATCAAGTTCTCCGTACAGGCACCAGGTGAAATCCCATACAATGGCATATACTATGACCCACCAGAAGAG GAAAAGTATGTATTTAAGCATCCTCAGCCAAAGAAACCGAAATCACTTAGGATATACGAGTCACATGTCGGAATGAGTAGTACG GAGCCAAAAATCAACACATATGCCGAATTTCGAGATGATGTGCTGCCACGCATCAAAAAACTTGGTTATAATGCTGTTCAGATCATGGCTATTCAAGAGCATTCATATTATGCAAGCTTTGG GTACCATGTCACAAATTTTTTTGCCCCTAGCAGTCGTTGTGGAACTCCTGACGATCTTAAGTCCCTCATTGATAGAGCCCATGAGCTAGGTCTGCTTGTTCTCATGGATATTGTTCATAG CCATTCATCAAATAATGTGTTAGATGGGCTGAACATGTTTGATGGAACTGATAGTCATTATTTCCACTCTGGGTCACGTGGATATCATTGGATGTGGGACTCTCGCCTATTCAATTATGGAAACTGGGAA GTACTAAGGTTTCTTCTATCAAATGCAAGATGGTGGCTGGAAGAATACAAGTTTGATGGGTTTAGATTTGATGGTGTGACATCAATGATGTACACTCACCATGGTCTGGAG GTAGCTTTTACTGGAAATTATAAAGAGTATTTTGGATTGACAACTGATGTGGATGCTGTGACTTACCTGATGCTGGTCAATGATGTCATTCATGGACTTTATCCTGAGGCTGTTAGCATTGGTGAAGAT GTCAGTGGAATGCCAGCATTCTGCATTCCTGTCCAAGATGGTGGTCTGGGCTTCGATTACCGCCTTCACATGGCGATTGCTGATAAATGGATCGAGATGCTCAA GAAGAGGGATGAGGACTGGAGAATGGGTGATATCATTCACACGCTCACCAACAGAAGGTGGTTGGAGAAGTGTGTTGCTTATGCCGAAAGTCATGACCAAGCTCTTGTCGGTGACAAGACAATTGCATTCTGGTTGATGGACAAG GATATGTATGACTTTATGGCTTTAGACAGACCATCAACTCCCCGTGTTGATCGCGGAATAGCATTGCACAAAATGATCAGGCTAATTACCATGGGATTGGGTGGAGAGGGATATTTGAATTTCATGGGAAATGAATTTGGACATCCCG AGTGGATTGATTTTCCAAGGGGTGAACAACGTCTTTCTGATGGCAAAGTAATTCCTGGGAACAATAACAGTTTCGATAAATGCAGGCGTAGATTTGATCTT GGGGATGCAAAGTATCTAAGGTATCATGGAATGCAAGAATTCGATCGGGCAATGCACCATGTAGAAGAAACTTATGGT TTCATGACTTCTGAGCACCAATATGTATCACGGAAGGATGAAGGAGATAGGGTTATCGTCTTTGAAAGGGGAAACcttgtttttgtctttaattttcattggaCCAACAGCTATTCGGACTACCAAGTGGGCTGCTTGAAGCCAGGAAAATATAAG ATTGTTTTGGATTCAGATGATCCATTATTCGGTGgcttcagtaggatc
- the LOC132191766 gene encoding tyrosine-protein phosphatase RLPH2-like: MSAPRSEPSTKPKVVCCIGDIHGHINKLQSLWSNLQSQIDPQDFKTALIIFLGDYCDRGPHTRQVIDFLIRLPTTYPDQTHVFLSGNHEFAFAAFLGVLPRPPDEGFEFSEAWKEYEGNEEREGWFTGNGYEDMHLQGRMWGGTTKDRFDAYGIEFMGSVYDSGPTFESYGVPHGSADLVKAVPDEHKKFLADLVWVHEEDDVCVETDDGLLHCKLIAVHAGLERDKNVEEQLNFLRARDTRVPKVEALSGKKNTWDIPKELTENPTIVVSGHYGKLHVEGLRLIIDESGGLEEKPMAAIVLPSMKIVRDTDVLAK; encoded by the exons ATGTCAGCCCCACGATCAGAACCCAGCACCAAGCCCAAAGTGGTGTGCTGCATTGGCGACATCCACGGCCACATAAACAAACTCCAAAGCCTCTGGTCCAACCTCCAGTCCCAAATCGACCCACAGGACTTCAAGACCGCGCTCATCATCTTCCTCGGCGACTACTGCGACCGTGGGCCACACACCCGCCAGGTCATCGACTTCCTCATTCGCCTGCCCACAACGTACCCGGACCAGACCCACGTGTTCCTCAGCGGCAACCACGAGTTCGCTTTTGCCGCATTCCTCGGAGTCCTGCCTCGGCCTCCGGACGAGGGGTTCGAGTTCTCGGAGGCGTGGAAGGAGTACGAGGGGAACGAGGAGCGAGAAGGGTGGTTCACTGGAAATGGGTACGAGGATATGCACTTGCAAGGGAGGATGTGGGGCGGGACTACCAAGGATAGGTTCGATGCATATGGGATAGAGTTCATGGGCTCGGTCTACGATTCTGGGCCTACTTTTGAGTCCTATGGTGTTCCTCATGGGTCTGCTG ATTTGGTTAAGGCAGTTCCTGATGAGCACAAGAAGTTTCTTGCTGATCTAGTTTGGGTGCACGAAGAG GACGATGTCTGTGTGGAAACAGACGATGGGCTCCTACATTGTAAGTTGATTGCTGTGCATGCTGGTTTAGAGAGAGACAAAAATGTGGAAGAGCAGCTGAATTTTTTGAGAGCCCGGGACACCCGAGTTCCCAAGGTAGAGGCTCTTAGCGGAAAGAAGAATACATGGGATATCCCAAAG GAACTGACTGAGAATCCCACCATTGTGGTGAGCGGTCACTATGGGAAGCTTCACGTGGAAGGACTCAGGCTGATTATTGATGAAAGCGGCGGACTAGAGGAAAAACCAATGGCAGCAATCGTGCTTCCGTCGATGAAGATTGTCCGTGATACGGATGTTTTGGCAAAATAG
- the LOC132191765 gene encoding uncharacterized protein LOC132191765 isoform X2, with protein sequence MATSTSSKASGPTSSPKSTHRTSRPRSSSSSATTATADRTPARSSTSSFAYPPRTRTRPTCSSAATTTSLSPRSSESCLGLRTRGSSSPRRGRSTRGTRIEKGGSREMGTRICTCKGGGGVGLSRRGSMWRRGRSTRARSMMLGLLLSPTVFLMGLLVLDLVKAVPDEHKKFLADLVWVHEENDVCVETDDGLIHCKLIAVHAGLERNKNVEEQLNFLRARDTRVPKVEALSGRKNVWDIPKGLTENPTIVVSGHHGKLHVNGLRLIIDEGGGFEGKPVAAIVLPSMKIVRDTDVLAN encoded by the exons ATGGCTACGTCAACAAGCTCCAAAGCCTCTGGTCCAACCTCCAGTCCCAAATCGACCCACAGGACTTCAAGACCGCGCTCATCATCTTCCTCGGCGACTACTGCGACCGCGGACCGGACACCCGCCAGGTCATCGACTTCCTCCTTCGCCTACCCTCCACGTACCCGGACCAGACCCACGTGTTCCTCTGCGGCAACCACGACCTCGCTTTCGCCGCGTTCGTCGGAGTCCTGCCTCGGCCTCCGGACGAGGGGTTCGAGTTCTCCGAGGCGTGGAAGGAGTACGAGGGGAACGAGGATCGAGAAGGGTGGTTCAAGGGAAATGGGTACGAGGATATGCACTTGCAAGGGAGGAGGTGGGGTGGGATTATCAAGGAGAGGTTCAATGTGGCGAAGGGGACGGAGTACAAGGGCTCGATCTATGATGCTGGGCCTACTTTTGAGTCCTACGGTGTTCCTCATGGGTCTGCTGGTACTGG ATTTGGTTAAAGCTGTTCCTGATGAGCACAAGAAGTTTCTTGCTGATCTGGTTTGGGTGCACGAAGAG AACGATGTCTGTGTGGAAACAGATGATGGACTCATACATTGTAAGTTGATTGCTGTGCATGCTGGTttagagagaaacaaaaatgtGGAAGAGCAGCTGAATTTTTTGAGAGCCCGGGACACCCGAGTTCCTAAGGTAGAGGCTCTTAGCGGAAGGAAGAATGTATGGGATATCCCAAAG GGACTGACTGAGAATCCCACCATTGTGGTAAGTGGTCACCATGGGAAGCTTCACGTCAATGGCCTCAGGCTGATTATTGATGAAGGCGGCGGATTCGAGGGGAAACCAGTGGCAGCAATCGTGCTTCCGTCAATGAAGATTGTCCGTGATACCGATGTTTTGGCAAACTAG